The proteins below come from a single Halobacteriovorax sp. GB3 genomic window:
- a CDS encoding HAD family hydrolase, giving the protein MAYEINFTLKTTVPNFSEIEIIHPSAECFLFDMDGTLIDTEKYHAEAIVKTIQELENNFDYSKCGITKRFLGMPDNTVFETLKIEDGLFRNISFDEFVESKNKSLVLTLKEESLHGVVAKGIVELLQELKSKNKKIGLVTASEKSITEVSLEQSGLLPFFEIIVTRNDSEKSKPHADPYLLGMNLLGANPSQTIVFEDSFNGMSAAHCARVSGIIKASWF; this is encoded by the coding sequence ACTGTTCCAAATTTCAGCGAAATTGAAATCATTCATCCAAGCGCGGAATGTTTTCTTTTTGATATGGATGGAACTCTAATAGACACAGAAAAATATCATGCCGAAGCTATCGTAAAGACAATTCAAGAATTAGAAAATAATTTTGATTATTCCAAGTGCGGAATTACGAAACGTTTTTTAGGAATGCCAGACAATACTGTATTTGAAACACTTAAAATTGAAGATGGCCTTTTTAGAAATATTTCTTTTGACGAATTCGTTGAAAGTAAAAATAAGAGTCTTGTTCTCACTCTTAAAGAAGAAAGTCTACACGGTGTTGTTGCCAAAGGAATCGTTGAACTTCTTCAAGAGTTAAAATCTAAAAATAAAAAGATTGGTCTCGTTACGGCCAGTGAAAAATCAATTACCGAAGTTTCTCTTGAGCAATCAGGACTTCTCCCTTTCTTTGAAATCATTGTTACAAGAAACGATAGTGAAAAGAGCAAACCTCATGCTGATCCCTATCTTCTTGGAATGAATCTCCTAGGCGCTAATCCATCGCAGACAATCGTTTTTGAAGATTCATTTAACGGTATGAGTGCTGCTCATTGTGCTCGTGTTAGTGGGATAATTAAAGCCTCTTGGTTTTAA